One part of the Vibrio ponticus genome encodes these proteins:
- a CDS encoding FAD:protein FMN transferase, translated as MTNYRTSFQMMGTIIELVVYHPNGEQLIRQAYQQLQNYAQRFTVNQPNSELMAVNHNAGIAPVTVEDDLFQLIKLAKARSQDLNNPFNIAIGPLVKAWRIGFNDAKVPSQNEIKAKLGLVDPTNILLDEANKSVYLSQVGMEIDLGAIAKGYFADQVKRTLVDAGVEHGFISLGGNVLTIGYSPKNSNHAWNVGIQNPLAARGDVLRAVPLKGMSMVTSGINERYFDVDGQRYHHLLDARTGMPITTEIASLTIISEQSVDGEIWSTAGFLPSVAEAMDYINVQAGIEAVAVSKEGEVSVTNGLVDQGGMIVPAEF; from the coding sequence TGAATTAGTGGTTTATCACCCAAATGGTGAGCAACTGATTCGACAGGCTTACCAACAACTTCAGAATTATGCCCAGCGTTTTACAGTGAATCAGCCAAACTCTGAATTGATGGCGGTGAATCACAACGCGGGTATCGCTCCAGTTACGGTTGAAGATGACTTGTTCCAATTGATCAAGCTGGCAAAAGCGCGCAGCCAAGATCTCAATAACCCTTTCAACATTGCGATTGGTCCGTTAGTCAAAGCTTGGCGAATCGGTTTTAACGACGCCAAAGTGCCGAGTCAAAATGAAATCAAAGCCAAGCTTGGTTTGGTCGACCCAACGAATATCTTGCTGGATGAAGCGAATAAGTCCGTCTATTTAAGCCAAGTCGGGATGGAGATTGACCTTGGAGCAATCGCCAAAGGTTACTTCGCTGATCAAGTAAAACGTACGTTAGTTGATGCGGGTGTCGAGCATGGTTTTATTAGTCTTGGTGGCAATGTGCTGACTATTGGCTATTCACCGAAAAACAGCAACCACGCTTGGAATGTCGGCATTCAGAATCCACTAGCCGCACGTGGCGATGTGTTACGTGCGGTGCCTTTGAAAGGTATGTCTATGGTCACTTCGGGTATTAACGAGCGCTATTTTGATGTTGATGGTCAGCGTTACCATCATCTGTTGGATGCAAGGACAGGCATGCCAATTACCACTGAAATTGCCAGTTTGACCATCATTTCCGAGCAATCGGTCGATGGCGAGATATGGAGTACAGCAGGCTTTTTACCGAGTGTGGCTGAGGCAATGGATTACATTAATGTGCAAGCGGGCATTGAAGCCGTCGCAGTATCAAAGGAGGGGGAAGTGTCAGTGACGAACGGTTTAGTGGATCAAGGCGGGATGATTGTGCCCGCCGAGTTTTGA
- a CDS encoding cysteine hydrolase family protein translates to MTKQALIIIDIQNDYFEGGAMTLFEPSKAALNAQKLLTHFRQTEQPIIHIQHLAASPELGFMLEGTEGQKIHPTVAPKDGETVIIKHYPNAFAATNLAQVLNEQGITDVVLAGMMTHMCVSSTARATIEYGLKATIAHNACATCALPLFDQVIPAEVVHQTALAEVANIAQILSVSEITNE, encoded by the coding sequence ATGACTAAACAAGCACTAATCATTATCGATATTCAGAATGACTATTTTGAAGGTGGCGCAATGACGCTTTTTGAACCGAGTAAAGCGGCACTTAACGCGCAAAAATTGCTAACACACTTTCGTCAAACTGAGCAACCAATCATCCACATTCAACACCTTGCCGCCAGCCCAGAGCTTGGATTTATGTTAGAAGGCACTGAAGGACAAAAAATCCACCCGACTGTGGCACCTAAAGACGGTGAAACCGTCATTATCAAGCACTATCCTAATGCTTTCGCGGCCACCAACTTAGCTCAAGTTCTCAATGAGCAAGGTATAACTGATGTGGTTCTTGCAGGAATGATGACCCATATGTGTGTGAGTAGCACAGCACGTGCGACCATCGAGTACGGTCTTAAAGCAACTATCGCTCACAATGCTTGCGCCACTTGCGCACTACCACTTTTCGACCAAGTGATTCCCGCGGAAGTGGTACATCAAACAGCACTCGCTGAAGTAGCCAACATTGCGCAGATATTAAGTGTCAGTGAAATAACGAATGAATAG
- a CDS encoding GlxA family transcriptional regulator: protein MILETEHVMESAAAGISDILAVANYVLDAPLFMVTKVNCSELPVESVPDVVFIPPRKIGADIHYDPTLLTTLKQWHGQGCTVAANCASVFWLGYAGLLENRAATTHWKLCDQLASEFPAMADVKRHEMVVDEGSVVTGSGLFAFQDLALHLIARYAGFDLAKEVADICLLDFSGRLQAYYERFLPDLSHGNALVLKAQQYCHHTPLDEQSNKAMADICCVSEKTLTRAFKKVLNLTPQQYRLNYKMDVAKREMNINKSTVEQVAFLLGYNDVSNFTRVFKKVVGITPTHYRSRFATD, encoded by the coding sequence GTGATCCTCGAAACAGAGCACGTCATGGAGTCGGCTGCTGCTGGGATCAGCGATATTTTAGCGGTCGCGAACTACGTGTTAGACGCTCCGTTATTCATGGTGACTAAGGTTAATTGTTCAGAATTACCCGTTGAGTCTGTGCCTGATGTGGTATTTATTCCGCCGCGAAAAATTGGCGCGGATATCCATTACGACCCAACTTTACTGACAACCCTAAAGCAATGGCATGGGCAGGGGTGCACCGTGGCAGCCAACTGCGCAAGTGTGTTTTGGTTGGGGTACGCGGGTTTATTGGAAAATAGAGCCGCCACCACTCATTGGAAATTGTGCGATCAACTTGCGAGTGAATTTCCTGCAATGGCAGATGTTAAACGCCATGAGATGGTCGTCGACGAAGGCAGTGTGGTGACGGGTTCGGGTCTATTTGCTTTCCAAGATTTAGCTCTTCATCTTATCGCTCGTTACGCAGGTTTTGATCTTGCTAAAGAAGTGGCTGATATTTGTCTGCTGGACTTCTCTGGACGGCTACAAGCCTATTACGAGCGTTTTTTGCCAGACTTGAGCCATGGGAATGCGTTGGTCTTGAAAGCTCAGCAATATTGTCATCACACGCCATTAGATGAGCAAAGTAACAAAGCCATGGCGGATATTTGCTGTGTGAGTGAGAAAACCTTAACGCGGGCGTTTAAAAAGGTACTCAACCTGACCCCACAACAGTATCGACTGAACTATAAAATGGATGTCGCCAAACGAGAAATGAACATCAATAAATCGACAGTAGAACAGGTGGCCTTTTTGTTGGGGTATAACGATGTGAGTAACTTTACCCGAGTATTTAAGAAGGTGGTGGGAATCACACCGACCCATTATCGTTCAAGGTTTGCCACAGACTAA
- a CDS encoding ABC transporter permease, with translation MSYIVKRSQNPWIQVAQRLSRHKLAMVSMVFLVLLTAVCFGAGTIGQWLGVDPFEDNLFSRYEGPSDLHLLGTDELGRDILTRLLLGGQVSLTFAFMAAIVTSVIGTTLGVIAGYHGGRVDAFIMRAADFIISLPGIMLLILIQSIDMTKLGFSEELVRSDSFSIYRLVVVLSLLGWPFAARLVRSNTLSVKHREYVQAAIGYGASHWFIMMRHIVPNVIAPVITATTLGIGVAILTESALSFLGFGINPPTPSWGNMLQNAREALWVYPMAAVYPGIMVLCTVVTINFLGDGLQEAIDPKS, from the coding sequence ATGAGCTATATTGTTAAACGTAGTCAAAACCCATGGATTCAAGTGGCGCAGCGACTTTCACGTCACAAGCTGGCTATGGTTTCCATGGTCTTTCTCGTTCTACTTACTGCAGTTTGTTTTGGTGCTGGCACTATCGGTCAATGGTTAGGTGTCGACCCATTTGAAGATAACTTATTTAGCCGCTATGAAGGTCCCAGTGATCTTCATTTACTCGGCACAGATGAATTAGGTCGCGATATATTGACTCGCCTACTGCTTGGCGGTCAGGTATCACTGACGTTTGCCTTTATGGCGGCAATCGTCACATCAGTGATTGGTACCACACTGGGGGTGATCGCAGGTTATCACGGTGGGCGCGTAGATGCCTTTATCATGCGTGCTGCAGATTTCATCATCAGCTTACCAGGCATCATGCTACTGATCCTGATCCAAAGTATCGACATGACTAAACTGGGTTTCTCTGAAGAGCTCGTGCGCAGCGATAGCTTTAGTATCTATCGCCTAGTGGTCGTCTTGTCACTGCTAGGATGGCCATTTGCCGCTCGTCTAGTGCGCTCTAATACACTGTCTGTTAAACATCGCGAATACGTACAAGCAGCAATTGGTTACGGTGCGAGCCATTGGTTTATTATGATGCGTCATATCGTACCAAATGTAATTGCTCCGGTTATTACTGCAACGACTCTTGGCATCGGGGTGGCGATTCTGACCGAAAGTGCTTTAAGCTTCTTAGGCTTTGGTATTAATCCACCAACACCATCATGGGGTAACATGTTGCAAAACGCACGTGAAGCTCTTTGGGTTTACCCAATGGCCGCCGTATATCCGGGCATTATGGTGCTATGTACTGTAGTAACCATCAACTTTCTCGGTGATGGCTTGCAAGAAGCAATCGATCCTAAATCGTAG
- a CDS encoding ABC transporter permease, whose translation MKSFYISRILQMVLVLFLASFAAYNLMGLMPGDPIDLLAQSNPNITSEDIARLKAELGLDQPVYVRYFIWLGDALQGNLGDSRVFKMPAIDVLWDAMKNTLLLVGSGTLLSIFIALPIGIICAVKQNKATDYIISGITYFFLSTPAAWLALMLIMVFSVMLPIFPAGGTGEAEGVQGLEKLRYMALPILSLTLLSIASISRFMRSSMLEVFRQDFVRTAKAKGASSSRVLFKHCIKNGMLPMITVLAMDVATLMSGAVLTETIFSWPGIGKLTVDSINNNDYNVAMLCFMVATFAILIMNFIADILYSKVDPRIDLTKGNR comes from the coding sequence ATGAAGAGCTTTTATATTTCACGTATTTTGCAAATGGTGCTGGTGCTATTTTTAGCTTCCTTTGCTGCGTATAACCTTATGGGGCTAATGCCTGGCGATCCTATTGATCTGCTTGCGCAAAGTAACCCAAATATCACTTCAGAAGATATTGCACGTCTCAAAGCAGAGCTTGGCTTAGACCAACCTGTGTATGTTCGTTACTTCATTTGGCTAGGTGATGCTTTACAAGGCAACCTTGGTGATTCGCGTGTGTTCAAAATGCCCGCTATCGATGTACTTTGGGATGCAATGAAAAACACCTTGCTACTCGTTGGTAGCGGCACTTTACTGTCTATTTTTATTGCTTTGCCTATCGGTATTATCTGTGCCGTGAAACAAAACAAAGCGACGGATTACATCATAAGCGGTATTACCTATTTCTTCCTTTCTACACCTGCGGCATGGCTTGCGCTGATGCTGATTATGGTTTTCTCAGTGATGTTGCCAATATTCCCAGCCGGTGGCACAGGCGAAGCAGAAGGCGTCCAAGGACTGGAAAAACTCAGATATATGGCACTACCAATTTTAAGCCTAACATTGTTGAGTATCGCTTCTATCTCTCGTTTTATGCGCTCAAGTATGTTGGAAGTATTCAGACAGGATTTTGTCCGCACAGCCAAAGCCAAAGGCGCCTCTTCTAGCCGAGTACTTTTCAAACACTGTATTAAAAACGGCATGTTGCCAATGATCACGGTATTAGCGATGGACGTTGCAACTCTGATGAGTGGCGCGGTTCTTACTGAGACTATTTTTAGTTGGCCAGGGATTGGTAAGTTAACGGTCGATTCAATCAACAACAATGACTACAACGTGGCAATGCTGTGCTTTATGGTCGCAACGTTTGCCATTTTGATCATGAACTTTATCGCCGACATTCTCTACTCGAAAGTTGACCCTCGTATTGATTTAACAAAGGGGAATCGCTAA
- a CDS encoding ATP-binding cassette domain-containing protein encodes MALLEVKNLQKHYILDPGSIFGRERQMLHVTKNVSLTLEAGKTLAVVGESGSGKSTLGRMVSMLETPDSGDILISGQEVSRLSSKAQRPLRQKIGLVFQDPYSALNPRMPILDSLIEPMKVNGIGDKQSQRARALEVLEWVGMHEDVLTRYPHEFSGGQRQRIAIARALMLKPELIIADEPLSALDVSVQSQILNLFKDLQQEHGIAFFFISHDMAVVYHLAHDIVVMKSGELVEQATKEAFFAQPKHPYSQELLNAVPDIGNARRRNQVQRKSA; translated from the coding sequence ATGGCCTTGCTTGAAGTAAAAAATCTGCAAAAACACTACATTTTAGATCCCGGTTCTATTTTTGGACGTGAGCGCCAAATGCTTCACGTGACGAAAAACGTATCCCTGACTCTGGAAGCCGGTAAAACGCTCGCAGTGGTTGGCGAATCAGGCTCCGGCAAGTCCACGCTTGGACGTATGGTAAGTATGCTCGAAACTCCGGATTCGGGTGATATTCTAATTTCTGGGCAAGAAGTTTCTCGATTAAGCAGCAAAGCTCAACGTCCACTCAGACAAAAAATTGGTCTGGTATTTCAAGACCCATATTCTGCATTAAACCCACGTATGCCAATCCTTGACTCTCTGATCGAACCAATGAAGGTCAATGGTATAGGCGATAAACAGTCACAACGAGCTCGCGCACTAGAAGTACTGGAATGGGTTGGCATGCATGAAGATGTGCTAACACGTTACCCGCATGAGTTTTCCGGTGGTCAAAGACAACGTATTGCGATTGCTCGCGCCTTAATGCTCAAACCGGAACTGATCATTGCTGACGAACCTCTTTCTGCACTTGATGTATCGGTTCAATCTCAAATCCTGAACTTATTTAAAGATCTACAACAAGAACACGGTATTGCGTTCTTCTTTATCAGCCATGATATGGCGGTGGTTTACCACCTCGCTCATGACATTGTGGTGATGAAAAGTGGTGAACTAGTAGAACAAGCGACGAAGGAAGCTTTCTTCGCCCAACCAAAACACCCATACAGTCAAGAGCTGCTAAACGCAGTACCTGATATCGGCAATGCCCGTCGCCGTAATCAAGTACAACGTAAATCTGCATAA
- a CDS encoding ABC transporter ATP-binding protein: MSEIILDVRNMSVAVGPHFAVKDVNYQIKSGEILGIVGESGCGKSLTSLSVMGLLDKKLKLSGEILFQGENLVGMSEKRYQKIRGEGIGMIFQEPMTALNPVITIGEQVAEMFIIHENVSKAEAMNRAIEMLKQVHIPFPEKRARAFPHELSGGMRQRVMIAMALACKPKVLIADEPTTALDVTVQAQVLDLLEELRETTGTAIQFISHSLGVVSQISDRVMVMYAGQVVEFADVNEIFDNPQHPYTQALLDTIPRVGVNVDRLPAIPGSVPPLDMRGDNYTFRDRCPELYDHYVEVAKKRKATIGGVS; this comes from the coding sequence ATGAGTGAAATCATTTTAGACGTCCGCAATATGAGTGTGGCCGTAGGGCCACACTTTGCAGTAAAGGATGTCAACTATCAGATTAAGTCGGGAGAAATACTCGGCATTGTTGGTGAATCAGGTTGTGGTAAATCACTCACCTCTCTCTCAGTTATGGGGCTACTGGATAAAAAGCTCAAACTATCAGGTGAAATCCTGTTTCAAGGTGAAAACCTAGTTGGGATGTCTGAAAAGCGTTACCAAAAAATCCGTGGCGAAGGCATTGGCATGATCTTCCAAGAGCCAATGACCGCCTTAAATCCGGTAATTACTATCGGCGAACAAGTTGCCGAAATGTTCATCATTCATGAAAACGTATCCAAAGCAGAAGCGATGAATCGTGCCATTGAAATGTTGAAACAAGTGCATATTCCTTTTCCAGAAAAACGCGCACGCGCTTTCCCTCATGAGCTTTCAGGCGGCATGCGCCAACGCGTTATGATTGCCATGGCACTGGCATGCAAGCCGAAAGTACTGATTGCCGATGAACCGACTACGGCGCTCGATGTAACCGTTCAAGCTCAAGTTCTCGACCTTCTTGAAGAGTTACGCGAGACCACCGGAACAGCGATTCAGTTTATTAGCCACTCGCTCGGGGTTGTCTCACAAATTTCTGATCGCGTGATGGTGATGTATGCAGGTCAAGTTGTTGAGTTTGCAGACGTAAACGAAATATTTGATAACCCTCAACACCCTTATACCCAAGCCTTACTCGATACCATTCCTCGAGTTGGCGTCAATGTAGACCGTCTTCCAGCTATTCCCGGTAGTGTTCCACCACTCGACATGCGTGGTGACAACTACACGTTCCGCGACCGCTGTCCTGAACTGTATGATCACTATGTGGAAGTGGCTAAGAAGCGCAAAGCAACCATTGGAGGTGTATCATAA
- a CDS encoding peptide ABC transporter substrate-binding protein has protein sequence MKLKLVTLATAAALFSGASVAAEDKLTIGISQYPSTLHPVIDSMVAKTYTHGFTYRDTLGYNPDWKLECFLCEEVPTFENGLAEIIDRPDAKEGESKQGVKMTISLKKDLFWGDGTPLTAKDVAFWHEVATSDQVQGNAQLATLQKIEKLNVIDDHTVEVFVDSVSYKYNADYIPNALPTHIEKAIFDANPKEYHLKTKYVTEADNPGLYNGPFTIAQLKQGQFVRLEASEHWKGKQPEFKDITLKIISDTQALQANLLSGDIDYIPGELGLTLDQALQFKKKFGDKYVVDIRPASLYEHLDLQLENEHLKDVRVRQALLYGLDRELITEKLFEGQQQVASSNVSPLDASFSKETPFYGYNPEKAKALLKEAGYELVNGVQMKNGKPLELEFMTTSGNKTRELVQQFAQGQWKKVGIKAVINNQTARVYFGTTLTQRQHKGLAMFAWSSAPENTPRTMMHSEFIPTEANNWAGQNFGGYSNPEMDKLIDQIEAELNVEKRMALWKQYQNHYATQLPAIPLYYRADSYILPKWLKGVEPTGHQNYSSFWVENWTRSN, from the coding sequence ATGAAATTAAAACTAGTCACACTTGCAACCGCTGCGGCTTTATTTAGTGGTGCATCCGTTGCAGCGGAAGATAAGCTTACTATCGGTATCTCACAATACCCATCTACGCTTCACCCTGTTATTGATAGCATGGTGGCCAAAACCTACACACACGGCTTTACTTACCGCGATACACTTGGCTACAACCCAGATTGGAAACTTGAGTGTTTCTTATGTGAAGAAGTACCGACGTTCGAGAACGGTCTAGCAGAAATCATTGATCGTCCAGATGCCAAAGAGGGTGAAAGTAAGCAAGGTGTGAAGATGACCATCTCGCTAAAGAAAGACCTTTTCTGGGGTGATGGTACACCGTTAACGGCTAAAGATGTGGCTTTCTGGCACGAAGTCGCGACATCAGACCAAGTTCAAGGCAACGCTCAGCTGGCTACTTTGCAAAAAATTGAAAAACTAAACGTGATTGATGATCACACTGTCGAAGTGTTCGTCGATAGCGTTTCATACAAATACAACGCAGATTACATCCCGAATGCGCTACCTACGCATATTGAAAAAGCAATTTTCGATGCCAACCCGAAAGAGTACCACCTAAAAACTAAGTACGTAACTGAGGCTGATAACCCTGGTCTGTACAATGGTCCTTTCACTATTGCTCAGCTCAAACAAGGTCAATTTGTTAGACTTGAAGCAAGCGAACATTGGAAAGGTAAACAACCTGAATTTAAAGATATCACGCTGAAAATCATTTCTGATACGCAAGCACTGCAAGCAAACCTTCTATCAGGCGATATCGACTACATCCCAGGAGAACTCGGTCTCACACTGGACCAAGCTCTGCAGTTTAAGAAAAAGTTTGGTGACAAATACGTAGTCGACATTCGTCCGGCTTCTCTATACGAGCACCTAGATCTGCAACTAGAAAACGAACATCTGAAAGACGTGCGCGTCCGTCAAGCTCTACTGTATGGATTGGATCGCGAGCTGATCACTGAGAAACTATTTGAAGGTCAGCAACAAGTCGCTTCTTCTAACGTGAGCCCACTCGATGCATCATTCTCTAAAGAAACGCCTTTCTATGGTTACAACCCAGAAAAAGCGAAAGCACTGCTAAAAGAGGCAGGTTACGAGCTAGTGAATGGCGTTCAAATGAAGAACGGCAAACCACTGGAACTCGAGTTCATGACCACTTCTGGCAACAAGACGCGTGAGCTTGTACAACAGTTCGCTCAAGGTCAGTGGAAAAAAGTCGGTATCAAAGCAGTTATTAACAACCAAACTGCGCGTGTTTACTTCGGTACCACTCTAACTCAGCGTCAGCACAAAGGTTTGGCCATGTTTGCCTGGAGTTCTGCTCCTGAAAACACACCACGTACAATGATGCACTCAGAATTCATTCCTACTGAAGCAAATAACTGGGCGGGTCAAAACTTTGGTGGTTACTCAAACCCAGAAATGGATAAGCTGATCGACCAAATCGAAGCAGAACTAAACGTTGAAAAACGTATGGCGCTTTGGAAGCAATACCAAAACCATTACGCAACCCAACTGCCAGCCATCCCACTCTACTACCGCGCGGATAGCTACATTCTACCTAAATGGCTTAAAGGCGTTGAGCCAACTGGTCACCAGAATTACTCAAGCTTCTGGGTAGAGAACTGGACACGTAGTAACTAA